DNA sequence from the Candidatus Planktophila sulfonica genome:
TTCTGTGTTGGATCATATGTAGAACCGTTACGGCGCTTAGCAATTGCACTGAGTGCTTCTAGAACAACGCGGTTAGCCAAGATCGCAGTGATATCTGCGCTATCAAATGCTGGTGCAACTTCGACCACATCGATTCCTACAACAGGTAGCTCAAGACAGATACGGCGAACTGCTTCAAGCAATTCACGTGAAGTCATTCCACCTGGTTCAGGAGTTCCTGTTCCTGGCGCCATTCCTGGATCAACTACATCGATATCGACAGACAGGAAGACTCCATCGCAACCATCGGTGAGTGTTGCAAATGATTCGTCCAATACAGCCTTAAGCCCACGGTGATGAATTTCAGTCATCTCGTATGAGCGCATTCCTTGATCGCGCATCCACTCGAGAGTCTTGTTATCTGGCCAGTAACCACGAAGACCTAGTTGTAAGAAACGATCTCCACGCACATAACCTTCATCAATCAAGCGACGCATAGGTGTTCCATGCCCAACGAGTGCGCCCCATTGATCTTCGCCGGTATCAGCATGTGCATCAAAGTGCACCATTGATACCTTGCCGTGGCCCAAGTGGTTTGCAATACCTGCAACATCAGCTGAAGCAATCGAGTGATCTCCACCCAACACAACTGCAATTGCTCCTGCTCGTGAAATCTTTTCAGTAGCTTCGCGCAATACGGCAAGGGATGCGACTAAATCTCCACCAGGCATCAATAAATCACCAGCATCAAAGACCTTGAGATCTTTCAAACCATCTGTGCGCAGAGCTAAATGTGGGCGTTCTCCATCATGCGGCAAGTAATCGCCACCGCGAATAGCTTGTGGACCAAACTTCGCACCTGAACGATGCGATGTTCCACTATCAATCGGTGCACCCACGATGATGACATCAGCGCCCTTATAGGTCGCAGGATCATCGAGATCGCATGCGGGAATTCCTA
Encoded proteins:
- the speB gene encoding agmatinase: MVNHGNMYGPAFTFLGIPACDLDDPATYKGADVIIVGAPIDSGTSHRSGAKFGPQAIRGGDYLPHDGERPHLALRTDGLKDLKVFDAGDLLMPGGDLVASLAVLREATEKISRAGAIAVVLGGDHSIASADVAGIANHLGHGKVSMVHFDAHADTGEDQWGALVGHGTPMRRLIDEGYVRGDRFLQLGLRGYWPDNKTLEWMRDQGMRSYEMTEIHHRGLKAVLDESFATLTDGCDGVFLSVDIDVVDPGMAPGTGTPEPGGMTSRELLEAVRRICLELPVVGIDVVEVAPAFDSADITAILANRVVLEALSAIAKRRNGSTYDPTQNLLDR